A genomic window from Alkalihalobacillus sp. AL-G includes:
- the yajC gene encoding preprotein translocase subunit YajC, with translation MEYTGLLSIVFMFVIFYFILIRPQQKRQKKTAQMQSSLEKGNRIITIGGFHGTIEALDEEKNTVVLRAGDGTKLTYDRSAIREVVDND, from the coding sequence ATGGAATACACAGGATTACTTTCGATTGTATTTATGTTTGTAATTTTTTACTTTATCCTGATCCGACCGCAGCAAAAGCGTCAAAAGAAGACCGCTCAAATGCAGTCGAGTTTAGAAAAAGGAAATCGTATTATTACGATTGGTGGTTTCCACGGAACAATCGAAGCTTTGGATGAAGAGAAGAATACTGTTGTTCTACGAGCAGGTGATGGAACGAAACTTACATACGATCGTTCTGCTATTCGTGAAGTTGTAGATAACGATTAA
- a CDS encoding TIGR04086 family membrane protein has translation MSKRMVSAMGFGVVVVIAIIMVSSFLLSLLLRFTSLNQQSITWVILGLAVLALFIGGLVSGKKGKEKGWLSGAGTGLLFSVLVFLVQYLGYQVQFDAEQYLYHIGYLVVSALGGMMGVNLSSNRSQSFK, from the coding sequence ATGTCCAAACGAATGGTCTCTGCAATGGGGTTTGGTGTCGTGGTCGTTATTGCGATCATTATGGTCAGTAGCTTCTTGCTATCACTTTTATTGCGATTTACAAGCTTAAATCAACAATCAATCACCTGGGTTATTCTCGGGCTAGCTGTTCTAGCTTTGTTCATCGGCGGATTGGTTTCAGGAAAGAAAGGCAAGGAAAAAGGATGGTTATCAGGAGCGGGGACTGGGTTGCTCTTTTCTGTTCTGGTTTTTCTTGTGCAGTACCTAGGTTACCAAGTACAGTTTGATGCTGAACAGTACTTATACCACATTGGTTATCTTGTCGTCTCGGCACTCGGTGGAATGATGGGAGTCAATCTGTCAAGTAATCGTTCACAATCATTTAAGTAA
- the queA gene encoding tRNA preQ1(34) S-adenosylmethionine ribosyltransferase-isomerase QueA, with protein MKVSEFDFNLPEHLIAQTPLEDRTKSRMMIVDPKANDIQHSSFEQVIQYLNPGDCLVLNDTRVLPARLYGVKVETGAKIEVLLLKEEKQNRWKTLVKPAKRVKEGTIITFGDGKLKAECASEGSQGERELVFTFEGPSFYEVLEQLGEMPLPPYIREKLDDRERYQTVFSKHTGSVAAPTAGLHFTDEVLKKIQDKGVHVAFITLHVGLGTFRPVTADTIEEHQMHGEYYQISKGTANLLNQVREEGGRVIAVGTTSARTLESVAQQHPEEFEESSGWTDIFIFPGYTFKGIDGLITNFHLPQSTLIMLVSALAGKELILNAYEEAVRSEYRFFSFGDAMLILEGSTRQQ; from the coding sequence ATGAAAGTCAGTGAATTTGATTTTAACTTACCAGAGCATTTAATTGCACAAACACCATTAGAGGATCGTACAAAGTCTCGAATGATGATTGTCGATCCAAAGGCAAACGACATTCAACATTCTTCATTTGAACAGGTAATCCAATATTTGAATCCCGGTGATTGCCTTGTATTGAACGATACTCGTGTTTTGCCTGCAAGACTATATGGAGTGAAAGTTGAAACCGGAGCTAAGATAGAGGTGCTTCTTTTAAAAGAGGAAAAACAAAATCGATGGAAGACGCTTGTCAAACCCGCAAAGCGTGTAAAAGAAGGCACAATCATCACCTTTGGAGATGGCAAACTTAAAGCGGAGTGTGCAAGCGAAGGGAGCCAGGGTGAAAGGGAGCTTGTTTTTACCTTTGAAGGACCATCCTTTTATGAAGTTTTGGAACAATTAGGTGAAATGCCCTTGCCACCTTATATCCGAGAAAAATTAGATGATCGTGAACGCTATCAAACAGTGTTTTCAAAACATACCGGTTCTGTCGCAGCGCCTACCGCCGGTCTACATTTTACTGATGAGGTTTTGAAGAAAATACAAGATAAAGGTGTCCATGTTGCATTCATTACCTTACATGTTGGACTCGGAACGTTCCGCCCCGTAACAGCAGACACGATTGAAGAACATCAAATGCACGGCGAGTATTACCAGATTTCAAAAGGAACTGCGAATTTGTTAAATCAGGTTCGTGAAGAGGGTGGAAGAGTAATTGCAGTCGGTACAACTTCAGCTAGAACGCTTGAATCTGTCGCACAACAACATCCAGAAGAATTTGAAGAAAGCTCAGGGTGGACAGATATCTTCATATTTCCAGGCTATACATTTAAAGGGATCGACGGACTGATAACAAACTTTCATCTTCCTCAGTCTACCTTGATCATGCTTGTCAGCGCATTGGCTGGTAAAGAATTGATTTTAAATGCTTACGAGGAAGCTGTACGATCAGAATACCGCTTTTTCAGTTTTGGGGATGCGATGCTGATCCTTGAAGGGAGTACCCGACAACAATGA
- the tgt gene encoding tRNA guanosine(34) transglycosylase Tgt codes for MSAIKYELIKTCKQSGARLGKVHTPHGSFDTPAFMPVGTLATVKTMSPEELTEMGAGIILSNTYHLWLRPGHEIVKEAGGLHSFMNWKGSILTDSGGFQVFSLSDLRKITEEGVHFRNHLSGEKLFLTPEGAMEIQNALGSDIMMAFDECPPYPAEHDYMKQSVERTSRWAERCLQAHQRPDDQGLFGIVQGGEYEELRKQSAQDLVSLDFPGYAIGGLSVGEPKDVMNRVLEFTAPWLPAQKPRYLMGVGSPDSLIDGAIRGIDMFDCVLPTRIARNGTCMTSEGRLVVRNAKYSRDFRPLDEHCDCYTCRNYSRAYIRHLVKTSETFGFRLTTYHNLYFLLKLMERVRQAIRDDRLLDFRNEFFEVYGFNKPNAKNF; via the coding sequence ATGAGTGCGATCAAATACGAATTGATTAAAACGTGTAAGCAATCAGGTGCGAGGCTTGGAAAAGTCCATACACCACATGGCTCTTTTGATACGCCTGCTTTCATGCCGGTCGGTACATTAGCAACGGTAAAGACGATGAGCCCGGAAGAATTGACTGAAATGGGTGCAGGGATCATCCTTAGTAATACGTATCACCTTTGGCTAAGACCGGGTCATGAGATTGTAAAAGAGGCTGGAGGGCTTCATTCTTTTATGAACTGGAAGGGCTCGATTTTAACGGATTCAGGAGGATTTCAGGTTTTCAGCTTAAGTGACCTTCGGAAGATCACCGAAGAAGGTGTGCATTTTCGTAACCACTTGAGTGGGGAAAAGCTGTTCCTGACACCTGAAGGAGCGATGGAGATCCAAAATGCGTTAGGGTCTGATATTATGATGGCGTTTGATGAATGTCCTCCTTATCCTGCTGAACACGATTATATGAAACAATCAGTAGAGCGGACAAGTCGTTGGGCTGAACGATGTTTACAAGCTCATCAACGACCGGATGACCAAGGGTTATTCGGAATTGTCCAAGGTGGAGAATACGAAGAATTGCGTAAACAAAGTGCACAGGATCTTGTTTCTCTTGATTTCCCCGGGTATGCAATCGGAGGACTGTCTGTTGGAGAACCGAAAGACGTCATGAATAGGGTGCTTGAATTCACGGCACCTTGGCTGCCTGCACAAAAACCACGTTATTTGATGGGTGTTGGCTCGCCTGATTCGTTGATTGACGGTGCGATCCGTGGAATTGATATGTTTGATTGTGTTCTGCCGACGCGGATTGCCCGCAACGGTACATGTATGACAAGTGAAGGTAGACTTGTTGTACGAAATGCAAAATATAGCCGCGATTTCCGGCCGCTCGATGAACATTGTGATTGTTATACATGCCGTAATTACTCACGTGCCTATATCCGGCATTTAGTAAAAACCAGCGAAACATTCGGTTTCCGACTTACGACTTACCATAATCTTTATTTTCTGTTAAAATTGATGGAGCGGGTAAGACAGGCGATTCGAGATGATCGATTGCTTGACTTCCGTAACGAGTTTTTTGAGGTTTATGGGTTCAATAAGCCGAATGCAAAAAACTTCTAA
- the ruvB gene encoding Holliday junction branch migration DNA helicase RuvB: MDDRILSNELNREDESLEFSLRPQFLQQYIGQDRVKQNLNVFIQAAKLRSEPLDHVLLYGPPGLGKTTLSCIIANEMGVNIRTTSGPAIERPGDLAAILTALEAGDVLFIDEIHRLHRSVEEVLYPAMEDFCLDIVIGKGETARSVRLDLPPFTLVGATTRAGLLSAPLRDRFGVLSRLEYYELDDLTEIVVRTGEFFEVEVTPEAAEELARRARGTPRIVNRLLKRVRDFAQVQGDGVIGKEIAVEALERLQVDRLGLDNIDYKLLKGIIEIYNGGPVGLHTIAATIGEEPQTLEDVYEPYLLQIGFIQRTPRGRMVTDLVYRHFNLEVPKR; encoded by the coding sequence ATGGATGACCGAATTTTATCGAATGAATTGAACCGAGAAGATGAGAGTCTCGAATTCAGTTTACGCCCTCAGTTTCTTCAACAATATATAGGGCAAGATAGAGTAAAGCAAAACCTGAATGTATTTATTCAGGCTGCAAAACTTAGAAGTGAACCACTAGATCATGTTTTATTATACGGTCCTCCTGGTCTAGGGAAAACGACACTTTCTTGTATAATTGCGAATGAAATGGGAGTTAACATTCGAACTACCAGCGGCCCTGCGATTGAACGTCCGGGAGATCTCGCTGCGATTTTGACCGCACTTGAAGCAGGCGACGTTCTTTTCATCGACGAAATCCATCGTTTGCATCGGTCGGTCGAGGAAGTATTGTATCCAGCCATGGAAGACTTTTGTTTAGATATTGTGATAGGAAAAGGTGAAACAGCCCGCTCAGTCAGGCTTGATTTACCTCCGTTCACACTTGTTGGAGCAACAACACGTGCAGGTTTATTGTCTGCCCCGTTAAGAGACCGATTTGGCGTTCTTAGCCGGTTGGAATATTATGAGTTGGACGATTTGACTGAAATCGTTGTCCGAACAGGTGAATTCTTCGAGGTTGAGGTCACACCTGAGGCTGCAGAGGAGCTTGCCCGACGCGCTAGGGGAACTCCTAGGATCGTCAACCGACTGTTGAAGCGGGTCCGTGATTTTGCTCAAGTACAGGGAGACGGTGTGATAGGGAAGGAAATTGCAGTCGAAGCATTGGAAAGGCTCCAGGTCGACCGTTTAGGATTAGATAATATTGACTATAAATTGTTAAAAGGGATCATTGAGATCTATAATGGTGGTCCTGTTGGTCTGCATACGATTGCTGCTACGATTGGCGAAGAACCTCAAACCCTTGAAGATGTCTATGAACCCTATTTATTGCAAATCGGATTTATTCAGCGAACACCTCGAGGACGGATGGTTACTGATCTAGTGTACCGGCATTTTAACTTGGAGGTACCAAAACGGTAA
- a CDS encoding DUF2905 domain-containing protein, which yields MFKIFIVIGIVFIIIGVIGSFIGKLPGDIVFKKGNTTFYFPIVTSIVVSIVLSLVFYIISRFR from the coding sequence ATGTTCAAGATTTTTATTGTCATCGGAATCGTTTTCATAATAATAGGGGTCATAGGGAGTTTTATCGGAAAACTACCAGGAGATATTGTTTTTAAAAAGGGGAATACGACTTTTTATTTTCCGATAGTCACATCGATTGTAGTGAGTATTGTACTGTCACTTGTTTTTTATATTATAAGTCGTTTCCGATAA